GGTGGGATGGGAGGAATGAAAAGGGAGACGGAAGGGGTGGTGAGGGGATGGGAAAGGCGGAAGGAGGGAGAGGGGTTGAGGGGATCGCCGCGGGAGGGCCCATCGCCGAGGCGAAGATCCGCCTGGTGGGGGTCGGCCCCGGAGACCCCCGCCACCTAACCCTGGAGGCGGAGGGGCTGATCCGGGGGTCTGACCTCCTCCTGGGGGCCGAAAGGCACCTCGCCTCCGTCGGAGCCCTCCCCGGGGGCCTGGGGGCCAGATCCCTTTCGATCTCCCCCACGGGGAGGTTCGAGGAGAGGGTCGGGGCGAGGCTAGCGGCGGCGGAGGAGGCGGCCGGCCGTGGGGAGACCGCATCGATCCTCTTCGGGGGGGACCCCGGCACCTTCAGCTCCGCCTGGAGGGGCCTCTCCCGCCCGGGGATCCGGGTATCTCCGGGGGTCGGGGCCTTCGCGGCGGCGGCGGCGAGGGTCGGAGCCCCCCTGGTGAACGACTTCGCCCTCCTCTCGGGGCTGGACGGAGAGGCTCCAGAGAAGGCCCGGCGGCTTCTGGAGGCCGGCTTCGCCGTCGTCTTCTACAACCAGAGCTCCGGAGGGCTGGAGGCCATCGCCGACGCCGCCTCCTCCCTCGACCCGGAGAGGCCCTTCGCCCTCGTCCAGGACGCCACCCGCCCCGACGAGAGGATCGCCATCGGCAGGGCCTCGGATCTGGCAAGGCCGAAGTTCGATGGCAGAAGGTGCACCCTCATCCTTCCGGGGCCGGAGGCCCATCTGCGAGAGGGGAGGATCATAGCCCGGAGAGGGTACGAGAGGAAGTACGATTACTGATGGATCAGAGCCGGGGGCGTTCAAGATGGCAGATAAGAAGTACGAGGACCTGGGGGCGGTGACCCCCGAGGCGATGGAGATCTACAACAGGAGCAGGAGCCTCATCGCCGGGATCGTGGGGGATAGGACCCCCGAGGACAGGATTAAGCAGCGGTGCGTCATCGCCACCGGAGACCTCTCCGTCGCGGAGATCCTCAGGTTCCAGGGCGACCCCGCCGCCGCCGGCCTCGCCG
The sequence above is drawn from the Methanothrix harundinacea 6Ac genome and encodes:
- a CDS encoding SAM-dependent methyltransferase, producing the protein MPSESRLYIVGIGPGGRGLLTRRAEEALLEARSVVGYGPYLNLVKDLLPGKVVRSTGMGREVERAREAVDLLAEGDVALISSGDPNVYGMAGLGLEVASGRVELERVEVVPGITSFSAAASRAGITFREAVAVISLSDLLTPWERIEDRARAASELGMPMAIYNPRSRRRTWQLERLLDIVTGGGEGERHLLVAKNVSRPGEALWWTTAGEVLEREDLREEIDMFTLLIIGGEGMAEGWRWDGRNEKGDGRGGEGMGKAEGGRGVEGIAAGGPIAEAKIRLVGVGPGDPRHLTLEAEGLIRGSDLLLGAERHLASVGALPGGLGARSLSISPTGRFEERVGARLAAAEEAAGRGETASILFGGDPGTFSSAWRGLSRPGIRVSPGVGAFAAAAARVGAPLVNDFALLSGLDGEAPEKARRLLEAGFAVVFYNQSSGGLEAIADAASSLDPERPFALVQDATRPDERIAIGRASDLARPKFDGRRCTLILPGPEAHLREGRIIARRGYERKYDY